In Streptomyces sclerotialus, one genomic interval encodes:
- a CDS encoding carbohydrate ABC transporter permease — MSGPRGRTARKARPATGRQRRTDRVAYLFLAPFLALFIVFTVLPIALAAYDSLFAVRYSGLGLGGGTLRFVGLQNYGAALTSPDLLSGVLRMIVFGLVQVPVMLGVALALALVLDSSAYRLHSALRTVYLLPYAVPIVIGTLAWGFLYTPQMSPLSDAVKALGGPADLLGETTVLWSMGNVVTWSYTGINMTILYTSLRGLPRDVYEAARLDGAGEFRIAWSVKVPQLVPALIMTTIMSVIGTLQIFTEPTILGNLTPAISPTYTPNMTIQTVAIGQQNPQLAAATAIVLAAVTFLLSLGFLTLAERRSSR; from the coding sequence ATGAGCGGCCCACGGGGACGCACCGCACGCAAAGCCCGGCCCGCCACCGGCCGTCAGCGCCGGACCGACCGCGTGGCCTATCTGTTCCTCGCCCCCTTCCTCGCACTGTTCATCGTCTTCACCGTCCTGCCGATCGCCCTCGCCGCGTACGACAGCCTCTTCGCCGTCCGGTATTCAGGGCTGGGCCTCGGCGGAGGCACGCTGCGCTTCGTCGGCCTCCAGAACTACGGGGCCGCGCTGACCTCGCCCGACCTGCTCTCCGGCGTACTGCGGATGATCGTGTTCGGGCTGGTGCAGGTGCCGGTCATGCTCGGCGTCGCCCTGGCTCTCGCCCTCGTCCTCGACTCCTCCGCGTACCGTCTGCATTCCGCGCTGCGCACCGTCTACCTACTGCCGTACGCGGTGCCGATCGTGATCGGCACCCTCGCGTGGGGCTTCCTCTACACGCCACAGATGAGCCCGTTGAGCGATGCCGTCAAGGCGCTGGGCGGCCCTGCCGACCTCTTGGGCGAGACCACCGTGCTGTGGTCGATGGGCAACGTCGTGACGTGGTCCTACACCGGCATCAACATGACGATCCTCTACACGTCCCTGCGCGGTCTGCCGCGCGACGTCTACGAGGCAGCCCGTCTGGACGGCGCCGGAGAATTCCGGATCGCGTGGTCGGTCAAGGTTCCCCAGTTGGTGCCCGCACTCATCATGACCACCATCATGTCGGTCATCGGAACACTCCAGATCTTCACCGAGCCGACCATTCTGGGGAACCTGACACCGGCCATCTCCCCCACCTACACGCCGAACATGACGATCCAGACGGTCGCCATCGGGCAGCAGAACCCGCAACTCGCCGCCGCGACGGCGATCGTCCTCGCCGCGGTCACCTTCCTCCTCTCCCTCGGATTCCTCACCTTGGCCGAGCGAAGGAGCTCCCGGTGA
- a CDS encoding ABC transporter substrate-binding protein yields MPHIEKAVQTWNATHDRVKVEYQAISGDDQTKIQTAIDAGAGPDVTQISQFLVPDYAISGRAAPISSYIGDAAGRFSPAAWRSVAFGGEVYGVPQDTGPTVLYYRKDLFAKYGISVPRTWEDFRVTAAAVRRADPGAYLAAIPPNDERWWQGLLWQSGTQWSGIHGQSWLASINTPASQRVARYWQALLDGGLVVPRQAYGPATWNAIQRNEILTISHASWFSEVLSTNVPDQAGKWAVAPVPTWEGSEATGDTGGSAGIVSAASDHPREAAEFALWLNTDPDSLRTLVNVSGLLPAATAGLRLAATAPGAEYFGNQQINRVFVDAAKRLSTSWSYGPGMEHSYAVFNGGLAEVVDGRRKLPRLIEEVQTATVELLTAKGLSVTVPHHAHDTADTALSRQETRT; encoded by the coding sequence GTGCCCCACATCGAGAAGGCCGTCCAGACGTGGAATGCCACGCACGACCGGGTGAAAGTGGAGTACCAGGCCATCTCGGGCGATGACCAGACGAAGATCCAGACGGCGATCGACGCCGGCGCCGGTCCCGACGTCACGCAGATCAGCCAGTTCCTGGTACCCGACTATGCCATCAGCGGCCGGGCCGCACCCATCAGCTCCTACATCGGTGACGCCGCCGGCCGGTTCTCCCCGGCCGCGTGGCGGTCGGTCGCCTTCGGTGGAGAGGTGTACGGCGTCCCGCAGGACACCGGTCCGACGGTCCTGTACTACCGGAAGGACCTCTTCGCCAAGTACGGCATCTCCGTGCCGCGTACGTGGGAGGACTTCCGGGTCACCGCCGCGGCCGTGCGCAGGGCCGACCCCGGCGCCTACTTGGCAGCGATCCCGCCGAACGATGAGCGGTGGTGGCAGGGACTGTTGTGGCAGTCCGGCACGCAGTGGTCCGGGATCCACGGACAATCGTGGCTGGCCTCCATCAACACTCCGGCATCACAACGTGTGGCCAGGTACTGGCAGGCGCTGCTCGACGGCGGTCTGGTGGTACCGCGCCAGGCTTACGGTCCCGCCACCTGGAACGCCATCCAGCGGAACGAGATCCTCACCATTTCACACGCTTCCTGGTTCTCCGAGGTCCTCTCGACCAACGTGCCCGACCAGGCCGGCAAGTGGGCGGTGGCTCCGGTTCCCACCTGGGAGGGTTCGGAGGCGACCGGTGACACCGGGGGCAGCGCCGGCATCGTCTCCGCCGCGTCGGACCACCCTCGCGAGGCCGCGGAATTCGCGCTCTGGCTCAACACCGACCCGGACAGCCTTCGGACCCTGGTCAACGTCTCGGGGCTCCTGCCCGCGGCCACGGCAGGCCTGCGCCTCGCCGCCACTGCACCGGGGGCCGAGTACTTCGGGAACCAGCAGATCAACCGCGTCTTCGTCGACGCGGCGAAGAGACTGTCGACGAGCTGGTCCTACGGCCCCGGCATGGAACATTCGTACGCGGTGTTCAACGGCGGCCTGGCCGAGGTGGTCGACGGACGACGCAAGCTGCCTCGCCTGATCGAGGAAGTACAGACCGCGACCGTCGAGCTGCTGACAGCGAAAGGACTCAGTGTGACCGTGCCCCACCACGCCCATGACACCGCTGACACCGCGCTGTCGCGCCAGGAGACACGGACATGA